One segment of Candidatus Pantoea bituminis DNA contains the following:
- a CDS encoding DUF2534 family protein produces the protein MLNLFRRLHFYIGLFIAPFIFVAALTGTLYVLTPQLENALYSNTLTTQPQGIAKPLSEQVEAARHRAGQNARIYAVRPAPGENDTTRVQFTQANLGPSESRSLFIDPYTLNVKGDMTVFGTSGVLPLRTLIDQMHSSLLLGDFGRNYSELAASWLWVAALGGIVLWLGTRPRRQVKKAKSGFALTRHWHVTLGLVLSLGLVFFSVTGLTWSQWAGNNINKMRSDFNWLTPQVVTALNSSEPAAPADPHAEHHGAMEGMDMSSMKMPTKAASPRVINQPNIDWDRVLDAARGAGIDAAKVELRQPKNAEQAWTVTEIDRSWPSQVDSVSINPNDFSIVDHVEFASFPLIAKLTRWGVDAHMGVLFGLPNQLILALFGLGLCSMIVLGYRMWWIHRPAVPQLNPAQTLSSAWLALPLYTRSASLIVVLALGYALPVMGFSLLAFVLLDIQRWRKAQRAAQPKIETPLDQQSPLAIIQSRFAVKRKEMRYFLRSVTVLALIVGTVMSRAMISGVIEQYHIPFSDWSLTMYITQAMMILLYSTVFTGLFSIPLWYFFLGESDEQGK, from the coding sequence GTGCTTAATCTTTTTCGTCGCCTGCATTTTTATATCGGCTTGTTTATCGCGCCGTTTATCTTCGTTGCGGCCTTAACCGGCACCTTATACGTGCTGACGCCCCAACTGGAAAACGCGCTTTACAGCAATACCTTAACCACTCAACCACAAGGCATAGCCAAACCTCTGTCTGAGCAAGTTGAGGCTGCACGCCATCGTGCTGGACAGAATGCGCGAATTTATGCGGTACGCCCGGCGCCGGGTGAAAATGACACGACGCGCGTGCAATTTACCCAAGCCAATCTTGGCCCTTCTGAATCGCGATCCCTCTTTATCGATCCTTATACGCTTAACGTAAAAGGTGACATGACGGTGTTTGGCACCAGCGGTGTATTGCCGCTGCGCACTTTGATTGATCAGATGCACAGCAGCCTGCTGTTGGGCGATTTTGGGCGTAACTACAGTGAACTTGCGGCATCCTGGTTATGGGTAGCGGCGCTTGGCGGCATTGTGTTGTGGCTAGGCACGCGGCCGCGTCGTCAGGTTAAAAAAGCTAAAAGCGGTTTTGCCCTGACGCGTCACTGGCACGTCACGCTGGGCTTGGTGTTGTCGCTTGGCCTGGTGTTTTTCTCTGTAACCGGTTTGACCTGGTCGCAGTGGGCAGGCAACAACATCAACAAAATGCGTAGCGATTTTAACTGGCTAACGCCGCAGGTTGTCACCGCGCTGAACAGCAGCGAACCCGCAGCACCGGCCGATCCTCATGCTGAACATCATGGCGCGATGGAAGGCATGGATATGTCCAGCATGAAAATGCCGACAAAAGCGGCCAGCCCGCGCGTGATTAATCAACCGAATATTGACTGGGATCGGGTGCTCGATGCGGCACGTGGCGCAGGCATTGATGCGGCAAAAGTAGAATTACGTCAGCCAAAAAACGCTGAGCAAGCCTGGACAGTGACCGAAATTGATCGCAGCTGGCCAAGCCAGGTCGATTCCGTTTCCATTAACCCCAACGATTTCAGCATCGTCGATCACGTTGAATTCGCCTCTTTCCCGCTGATTGCCAAGCTGACGCGGTGGGGTGTGGATGCGCATATGGGCGTGCTGTTTGGCTTACCGAATCAGTTGATTCTGGCGCTGTTTGGGTTGGGCCTGTGCAGCATGATTGTGTTGGGTTATCGCATGTGGTGGATACATCGTCCGGCGGTGCCGCAGCTTAATCCAGCACAAACGCTCTCCTCCGCATGGCTGGCGTTGCCGCTGTATACCCGAAGCGCCTCGCTGATTGTGGTTCTCGCATTGGGTTATGCCTTGCCGGTAATGGGCTTTAGCCTGCTGGCTTTTGTCCTGTTGGATATTCAGCGCTGGCGTAAAGCGCAACGTGCAGCACAACCTAAAATCGAAACGCCGCTGGATCAGCAGTCGCCGCTGGCGATCATTCAGTCACGCTTCGCCGTTAAACGTAAAGAGATGCGCTATTTTTTGCGCAGCGTCACGGTGCTGGCCCTGATTGTGGGCACGGTAATGTCACGCGCCATGATCAGCGGTGTGATTGAGCAGTATCACATTCCGTTCAGCGACTGGTCGCTGACGATGTATATCACACAGGCGATGATGATTCTGCTCTACTCCACCGTGTTTACCGGTCTGTTCTCCATTCCGCTGTGGTATTTCTTCCTGGGCGAAAGCGACGAGCAAGGTAAATAG